One region of Flavobacterium pisciphilum genomic DNA includes:
- a CDS encoding carbohydrate-binding family 9-like protein, giving the protein MKYSRLFCCVVFLFFFSSYSQTFPIHRITNSIAIDGDLSDWKTPFIGPFVIHNSGLKATQETYVSLSWDDKNLYLAYKSKDSKIVGSTKKNDTQLFKTDDLVELFLDPDADSQNYIEIGVNAYSSNYDMIIHCISPSCGGWDTDISLDILGMKTASKITSDGYDVEIMIPFSSLTSIKDAGFTIPVVGTKWKGNLFRIDYGTKTEYQAIAPYSGSEYGFHKPEQFKTFEFME; this is encoded by the coding sequence ATGAAATACTCTCGTTTATTTTGCTGTGTAGTTTTTCTTTTTTTCTTTTCATCTTATTCGCAAACTTTTCCTATTCATAGAATAACAAATTCTATAGCGATTGATGGAGATTTATCAGATTGGAAGACTCCTTTTATAGGACCATTTGTTATTCATAATTCTGGACTAAAAGCAACGCAGGAAACGTATGTTTCTCTTTCATGGGATGATAAAAATCTTTATCTAGCTTATAAGAGCAAAGATTCAAAAATTGTTGGTTCGACAAAAAAGAATGATACACAGCTATTTAAAACAGATGACTTAGTTGAATTGTTTCTTGATCCCGATGCAGATTCTCAAAACTATATCGAGATTGGTGTGAATGCTTATTCGAGTAATTATGATATGATTATTCACTGTATATCGCCTTCATGTGGTGGTTGGGACACTGATATTTCATTGGATATTCTAGGAATGAAAACCGCCAGTAAAATTACTTCTGACGGTTATGATGTCGAAATTATGATTCCGTTTTCTAGCCTTACTTCTATTAAAGACGCAGGTTTTACAATTCCTGTTGTTGGTACAAAATGGAAAGGAAATCTTTTTCGAATTGATTACGGTACTAAAACCGAATATCAAGCAATTGCTCCTTATAGTGGTTCGGAATATGGATTTCACAAACCAGAACAATTCAAGACTTTTGAGTTTATGGAGTAA
- the hisIE gene encoding bifunctional phosphoribosyl-AMP cyclohydrolase/phosphoribosyl-ATP diphosphatase HisIE, translated as MNIDFSKNNDGLIPAIIQDSETKNVLMLGYMNEEAYLKTIETQKVTFYSRTKKRLWTKGEESGNFLHLKSIKNDCDNDTLLIQVQPEGPTCHTGADTCWQEENKTTYGFISDLENTIKSRRENADSEKSYVASLFKLGINKIAQKVGEEAVEVVIEAKDDNDDLFLSESADLLFHYLILLQAKGFQLNDVINVLKNRQK; from the coding sequence ATGAATATAGATTTTTCAAAAAATAACGATGGGTTAATCCCTGCAATAATTCAAGATAGCGAAACTAAAAACGTTTTGATGCTGGGTTATATGAACGAAGAAGCATACCTAAAAACCATAGAAACTCAAAAGGTAACTTTCTATAGCCGTACCAAAAAACGATTGTGGACAAAAGGTGAGGAGAGTGGCAATTTTTTACACTTAAAAAGTATCAAAAATGATTGCGACAATGACACATTATTAATTCAGGTACAACCCGAAGGACCAACCTGTCATACAGGAGCTGATACATGCTGGCAAGAAGAAAATAAGACTACTTATGGATTCATCTCTGATCTTGAAAATACAATCAAATCAAGAAGAGAGAATGCAGATTCAGAAAAAAGTTATGTTGCTTCATTATTCAAATTAGGGATTAATAAAATTGCACAAAAAGTAGGAGAAGAAGCCGTAGAAGTAGTTATTGAAGCCAAAGATGATAATGATGATTTATTCTTAAGCGAGAGTGCCGATTTGCTTTTTCACTACCTTATACTATTGCAAGCCAAAGGTTTTCAATTAAACGATGTGATAAACGTATTAAAAAACCGTCAAAAATAA
- a CDS encoding STM3941 family protein: MEIKDRVEVALSKKKLIMLLFFSVLFLAISLWILTSQPEVSNPLFGNFIIKNVASILGVLMGGFGIYFFAKKIFDKKPGVIIDNIGIIDNSSGVSIGRILWSDVMIIDHREFLNQKSVTIYLKKPEEYINRVTNPIKKRLLKMNFKETGSPVNISPNGLKIPFNELKYIITQKFEEFQANKTLD; this comes from the coding sequence ATGGAAATCAAAGACAGGGTAGAAGTTGCACTAAGCAAAAAGAAATTAATAATGTTATTATTTTTCTCCGTCTTATTTTTAGCAATAAGTCTTTGGATATTAACCAGTCAACCCGAAGTGAGCAATCCTTTATTTGGAAATTTCATTATAAAAAATGTAGCCTCAATATTAGGCGTTTTAATGGGAGGATTCGGGATTTACTTTTTTGCAAAAAAAATATTCGATAAGAAGCCTGGAGTCATTATCGATAACATTGGGATTATCGATAATTCTTCAGGAGTTTCAATAGGAAGAATTCTTTGGTCTGACGTTATGATTATTGATCACAGAGAATTTTTAAATCAAAAGTCAGTAACTATTTATCTGAAAAAACCAGAAGAATATATTAATAGAGTAACCAATCCAATTAAGAAAAGATTACTAAAAATGAATTTTAAAGAAACGGGATCTCCTGTGAATATTTCTCCCAATGGACTAAAAATTCCTTTTAACGAACTGAAATACATAATAACGCAAAAATTCGAAGAATTTCAAGCAAATAAGACTTTAGACTAA
- the hisF gene encoding imidazole glycerol phosphate synthase subunit HisF, whose product MLAKRIIPCLDIKNGRTVKGVNFVDLRDAGDPVELAKIYSDEGADELVFLDISATEERRKTLIDLVRKVASTINIPFTVGGGISSVDDVAVLLNNGADKVSINSSAVKNPQLINDLAQKFGSQCVVVAIDAKQINGQWIVHLVGGKVPTELNLFDWAVEVAARGAGEILFTSMDNDGTKNGFANEALATLSTLVNIPIIASGGAGNIQHFVDTFKEGKADAALAASVFHFKEIEIKDLKQELRNNKIEVRL is encoded by the coding sequence ATGTTAGCAAAAAGAATCATTCCTTGTCTTGATATAAAGAACGGAAGAACTGTAAAAGGAGTAAATTTCGTAGATTTACGTGATGCTGGAGATCCAGTAGAATTGGCTAAAATATACTCCGATGAGGGTGCTGATGAATTGGTTTTTCTTGATATTTCGGCAACCGAAGAAAGAAGAAAAACATTGATTGATTTAGTTCGAAAAGTAGCTTCAACAATTAATATTCCGTTTACTGTTGGTGGCGGTATTTCATCAGTAGATGATGTTGCTGTTTTACTAAATAACGGAGCCGATAAAGTATCTATTAATTCCTCTGCGGTAAAAAACCCGCAGTTAATTAATGATTTAGCTCAAAAATTTGGCAGTCAATGTGTCGTTGTCGCCATAGATGCTAAACAAATCAATGGACAATGGATTGTGCATTTAGTGGGCGGAAAGGTTCCAACGGAACTAAACTTATTCGATTGGGCTGTAGAAGTTGCAGCACGTGGCGCAGGGGAGATTTTGTTTACCTCAATGGATAATGATGGAACAAAAAACGGATTTGCAAACGAGGCTTTAGCTACACTTTCGACATTAGTCAATATTCCGATTATCGCATCGGGTGGAGCAGGAAACATACAGCATTTTGTAGATACTTTTAAAGAAGGTAAGGCTGATGCAGCACTAGCAGCAAGCGTTTTTCACTTTAAAGAGATTGAAATCAAAGACTTAAAACAAGAACTTAGAAACAATAAAATAGAAGTTAGACTTTAA
- a CDS encoding four helix bundle protein — MNADKDVIRSKSFSFAIRIVNFYKILNSRGEYVMSKQILRSGTSIGANIREAKNAESKADFIHKMGISQKEADETLYWLELLHATDYISQEEFSSMNNDGIEVLKLVKSIIISTKNNLKKLNT, encoded by the coding sequence ATGAATGCGGATAAAGATGTTATAAGAAGTAAAAGTTTTTCTTTTGCAATAAGAATAGTTAATTTTTATAAAATATTAAATAGTAGAGGTGAATATGTTATGAGTAAGCAAATACTTCGGTCAGGAACTTCTATCGGGGCAAATATAAGGGAGGCAAAAAATGCAGAAAGCAAAGCCGATTTCATTCATAAAATGGGAATTTCTCAAAAAGAAGCAGATGAAACTTTATATTGGTTAGAGCTTTTACACGCAACAGATTATATTTCCCAAGAAGAATTTTCAAGCATGAATAATGATGGAATCGAAGTTTTAAAATTGGTAAAAAGTATTATAATAAGCACAAAGAACAATCTTAAAAAACTCAATACTTAA
- the hisA gene encoding 1-(5-phosphoribosyl)-5-[(5-phosphoribosylamino)methylideneamino]imidazole-4-carboxamide isomerase — protein MRIIPAIDIIEGKCVRLSKGDYNTKIIYNENPLEVAKSFEAHGIEYLHLVDLDGAKSSQIVNYKILEQIATKTSLKIDFGGGLKSDADLKIAFESGANQITGGSIAVKNRELFENWIVEYGADKIILGADANNEKVAVSGWLENSNEDLIPFIQNYQSKGIQYVICTDIAKDGMLEGPSFDLYAKILAEAKEIKLIASGGISTFDELPKLAELGCEGTIIGKAIYEGRISLKQLESYVLSSNY, from the coding sequence ATGAGAATAATACCAGCCATAGATATCATTGAAGGAAAATGTGTTCGCTTATCAAAAGGTGACTACAATACTAAAATTATATACAATGAAAACCCACTTGAAGTAGCCAAATCATTTGAAGCACATGGAATAGAATACCTGCATTTGGTTGATTTAGATGGGGCAAAATCAAGTCAAATCGTGAATTATAAAATTCTGGAACAAATTGCTACAAAAACCAGCCTGAAAATTGATTTTGGTGGTGGATTAAAATCCGATGCCGATTTGAAAATTGCTTTTGAAAGTGGTGCAAATCAAATTACTGGCGGGAGTATTGCAGTAAAAAACAGAGAACTATTCGAAAACTGGATTGTCGAATATGGTGCTGATAAAATAATTCTTGGTGCTGATGCAAACAATGAGAAAGTAGCCGTTTCGGGTTGGTTAGAAAATTCTAATGAAGATTTAATTCCGTTTATTCAGAATTATCAAAGCAAAGGAATTCAATACGTTATTTGCACTGATATCGCCAAAGACGGAATGCTTGAAGGTCCAAGTTTTGATTTGTATGCAAAGATTTTGGCAGAAGCAAAAGAAATAAAACTAATCGCTTCTGGTGGAATTTCAACATTTGATGAATTACCCAAACTAGCCGAATTAGGTTGTGAAGGAACAATCATCGGAAAAGCAATTTACGAAGGAAGAATTTCATTAAAACAATTGGAAAGCTATGTATTAAGTAGTAATTATTAA
- the hisH gene encoding imidazole glycerol phosphate synthase subunit HisH, translating into MKIVIINYGAGNIQSIMFAIERLGFKAILSNDPDEIQAADKVIFPGVGEASSAMKKLIESGLDGLISNLKQPVLGICLGMQLMCKSSEEGNTSGLGIFDVDVIKFTPSVKVPQMGWNTIYNLQSPLFAGINENEYMYLVHSFYAPLCKNAIATTNYEVEYASALQKNNFYGTQFHPEKSGDVGEKILGNFLKLNN; encoded by the coding sequence ATGAAAATAGTAATTATAAATTACGGTGCAGGAAATATTCAAAGCATTATGTTTGCCATCGAAAGATTGGGATTTAAAGCCATTTTGAGTAATGACCCTGACGAAATACAAGCAGCAGATAAAGTTATTTTTCCTGGTGTTGGCGAGGCAAGTTCTGCAATGAAAAAATTGATTGAAAGTGGTTTAGATGGTTTGATTTCGAATTTAAAACAACCCGTTCTAGGAATTTGTTTAGGAATGCAATTAATGTGCAAATCATCTGAAGAAGGAAATACGTCTGGATTAGGGATTTTTGATGTAGATGTAATAAAATTTACACCATCAGTAAAAGTGCCTCAAATGGGCTGGAACACAATTTACAATTTGCAATCACCATTGTTTGCAGGAATTAATGAAAACGAATATATGTATTTGGTACATAGTTTTTATGCACCACTTTGCAAAAATGCAATAGCTACTACTAATTATGAAGTAGAATACGCATCGGCTTTGCAGAAAAACAATTTTTACGGAACCCAATTTCACCCAGAAAAGAGTGGAGATGTGGGAGAGAAAATCCTTGGAAATTTTCTTAAATTGAATAATTAA
- the hisB gene encoding bifunctional histidinol-phosphatase/imidazoleglycerol-phosphate dehydratase HisB gives MKKILFIDRDGTMVLEPADYQLDSFEKLEFYPKAFQYLAKIANELDYELVMVTNQDGLGTDSHPESTFWPTHNFIIKAFENEGVVFDAVFIDKTFPHENAPTRKPRTGMLTAYLNNPVYDLENSFVLGDRLTDVELAKNLGSKAIFINTDEGLGSAEVASKREELDSVIALQTTDWKTIYEFLKLEARSASITRKTNETDIYINLNLDGTGKSKIETGIAFFDHMLDQIARHGQMDLEILVKGDLEVDEHHTIEDTAIALGEVFAKALGNKLGIERYGFCLPMDDCLSQVAIDFGGRNWLVWETEFKREMVGKMPTEMFYHFFKSFSDGAKANINIKAEGTNEHHKIEAIFKAFAKAIKVAVKRDTEKMILPSTKGML, from the coding sequence ATGAAAAAAATACTTTTTATTGACCGTGACGGAACCATGGTCCTTGAACCAGCAGATTACCAATTAGATAGTTTTGAGAAACTAGAATTTTACCCAAAAGCATTTCAATATTTGGCTAAAATTGCCAATGAGCTGGATTACGAATTAGTAATGGTAACGAATCAAGACGGATTAGGAACTGATTCGCATCCTGAAAGCACCTTCTGGCCAACGCATAACTTTATTATAAAAGCTTTTGAAAATGAAGGAGTTGTATTTGATGCTGTTTTTATAGACAAAACGTTCCCTCATGAGAATGCTCCAACACGCAAACCAAGAACAGGAATGCTTACTGCATACTTAAACAATCCTGTATATGATTTAGAAAATTCATTTGTTTTAGGAGACCGTTTAACTGATGTAGAATTGGCTAAAAATCTAGGTTCAAAAGCTATTTTTATTAATACTGACGAAGGACTAGGAAGCGCCGAAGTTGCCTCAAAAAGAGAAGAGCTAGATAGTGTTATCGCTTTACAAACCACTGATTGGAAGACTATCTATGAGTTTTTAAAGCTTGAAGCTCGTTCGGCTTCGATTACGCGTAAAACCAACGAAACAGACATTTACATTAACTTAAATCTTGACGGAACAGGAAAGAGTAAAATCGAAACCGGAATTGCCTTTTTTGATCATATGCTAGACCAAATTGCACGTCATGGACAAATGGATCTTGAAATTCTTGTAAAAGGGGATCTTGAAGTCGATGAACACCACACTATTGAAGACACTGCAATCGCGCTAGGTGAAGTTTTTGCTAAAGCATTAGGGAACAAATTAGGAATTGAGCGTTATGGCTTTTGCTTGCCAATGGACGACTGTTTATCGCAAGTGGCTATAGATTTTGGAGGCAGAAATTGGTTGGTTTGGGAAACCGAATTCAAACGCGAAATGGTAGGTAAAATGCCTACTGAAATGTTTTATCATTTCTTTAAATCGTTTTCTGATGGCGCTAAAGCAAATATCAATATTAAAGCCGAAGGAACTAACGAACATCACAAGATCGAAGCAATCTTTAAAGCCTTTGCAAAAGCGATAAAAGTTGCAGTAAAACGCGATACTGAGAAAATGATTCTACCGTCGACAAAAGGAATGTTGTAA
- the hisC gene encoding histidinol-phosphate transaminase — MENFDINNLVRKNVKSLKPYSSARDEFEDFDTANMVFLDANENPFENGVNRYPDPQQNSVKQILAKQKNVNQNQILLGNGSDEVLDLLFRAFCEPKKDNVISLPPTYGMYSVLANINDVENREVLLSGDFQPQIEKIISAVDENTKIIFLCSPNNPTGNSFSDESVVTLLQNFKGLIVIDEAYIDFSKKESWINELDAYPNLIITQTLSKAYGLAGIRLGICYATEAVITILNKIKPPYNVNELTQQRAGLRLKETAKINSEIASIIRQRELLLKVLLDVYFVEKVYPTEANFVLVKVDDANKRYDQLIAKGIVIRNRSTQPLCENCLRLTIGTEAENAILIKELKALK, encoded by the coding sequence ATGGAAAATTTTGATATAAATAACCTAGTACGCAAAAATGTAAAATCTTTAAAACCCTATTCGTCTGCACGTGATGAGTTTGAAGATTTTGATACTGCTAATATGGTTTTCTTAGATGCTAACGAAAATCCATTTGAAAATGGTGTAAATAGGTATCCTGATCCACAGCAAAATAGCGTAAAACAGATTTTGGCAAAACAAAAAAATGTCAACCAAAATCAGATATTATTAGGGAATGGGAGTGATGAAGTACTTGATTTATTGTTTCGTGCCTTTTGTGAACCAAAAAAAGACAATGTAATTTCATTACCTCCAACCTACGGAATGTACAGTGTGTTGGCCAATATAAATGATGTAGAAAATAGAGAGGTTTTACTTTCGGGAGATTTTCAACCACAGATTGAAAAAATAATAAGTGCTGTAGATGAAAATACTAAAATCATCTTTTTGTGCTCGCCAAACAACCCAACTGGAAACTCATTTTCAGATGAAAGCGTAGTTACCTTATTACAGAATTTTAAAGGCTTGATAGTTATCGATGAAGCTTATATCGATTTCTCTAAAAAGGAAAGTTGGATTAACGAATTGGATGCATATCCTAATTTAATAATTACTCAAACGCTCTCTAAAGCATACGGATTGGCTGGAATACGCTTAGGAATTTGCTATGCGACAGAAGCGGTTATAACTATTTTAAACAAAATAAAGCCTCCGTATAATGTAAATGAATTAACGCAGCAAAGAGCCGGTTTACGATTAAAAGAAACAGCCAAAATAAATTCGGAAATAGCATCTATAATAAGACAAAGAGAATTATTACTTAAAGTATTACTTGATGTGTATTTTGTTGAAAAAGTATATCCTACTGAGGCTAATTTTGTACTAGTAAAAGTAGATGATGCTAACAAAAGATACGATCAATTAATTGCTAAAGGAATCGTTATAAGAAACAGAAGTACGCAGCCTTTGTGTGAAAATTGCTTGCGTCTTACTATTGGAACTGAAGCAGAAAATGCTATATTAATTAAAGAATTGAAGGCATTGAAATAA
- the hisD gene encoding histidinol dehydrogenase, translating to MNKIYSPKPETWSEILKRPTKTIDDIEVTVKEIFKEVQKKGDEAVSKYTSIFDGIALENNEVSQDEINEAIASIAEELKEAIQLAKSNIYKFHSAQKTERITIETTEGVNCWQEKRPIQKIGLYIPGGTAPLFSTVLMLAVPAKIAGCNEIVLCSPPDKNGKINPAILYAANLCGVTRIIKVGGIQAIAGMTFGTETIPKVYKIFGPGNQFVTVAKQLATQFGVAIDMPAGPSELLVVADDSAIPAFVASDLLSQAEHGTDSQVILVSTSKKLIDAVENEIQSQIAVLPRKAIAEKAIANSKLIFVENNTIALELINEYGPEHFIICTEDDDFYADGIYNAGSVFIGNYTPESAGDYASGTNHTLPTNGYAKNYSGVNLDSFMKSMTFQKITEKGILTIGKAIEVMAAAEGLQAHKNAVTLRLAEINAIKI from the coding sequence ATGAACAAGATATATAGTCCAAAACCCGAAACTTGGTCAGAAATATTAAAAAGACCAACTAAAACAATCGATGATATCGAGGTTACGGTTAAAGAAATTTTTAAAGAAGTACAGAAAAAAGGAGATGAAGCCGTTTCTAAATACACTTCTATCTTTGATGGGATTGCTTTAGAAAACAATGAAGTATCCCAAGACGAAATAAACGAAGCAATAGCTTCAATTGCAGAGGAATTAAAAGAGGCTATTCAGTTAGCGAAAAGCAACATTTACAAGTTCCACTCAGCACAAAAAACAGAAAGAATAACTATCGAAACTACCGAAGGAGTTAATTGCTGGCAAGAAAAAAGACCAATACAAAAAATTGGTTTATATATCCCTGGAGGTACAGCGCCTTTATTTTCTACCGTTTTAATGCTTGCCGTTCCTGCTAAAATTGCGGGTTGCAACGAAATTGTTTTATGCTCGCCACCTGATAAAAATGGAAAGATAAATCCTGCTATTTTGTATGCAGCTAATTTATGTGGGGTTACCAGAATTATAAAAGTAGGAGGGATTCAAGCTATTGCAGGAATGACCTTTGGTACCGAAACTATTCCTAAAGTATATAAAATATTTGGCCCTGGAAATCAGTTTGTAACAGTAGCAAAACAATTAGCAACACAGTTTGGTGTAGCAATAGACATGCCTGCTGGTCCATCAGAATTATTAGTTGTGGCAGATGATAGTGCAATTCCTGCCTTTGTCGCTTCTGACTTATTATCACAGGCTGAACACGGAACTGATAGTCAGGTAATTTTGGTTTCTACCTCAAAAAAATTAATTGATGCAGTAGAAAATGAAATTCAATCTCAAATTGCCGTTTTGCCTAGAAAAGCGATTGCTGAGAAAGCCATAGCTAATTCAAAACTAATTTTTGTAGAAAACAACACTATTGCCCTTGAATTGATTAATGAATATGGTCCTGAGCACTTTATTATTTGTACAGAAGATGATGATTTTTACGCTGATGGAATATATAATGCTGGATCAGTTTTTATTGGCAATTACACCCCTGAGAGCGCAGGCGATTACGCCTCAGGAACCAATCATACCTTACCAACAAACGGTTATGCCAAGAATTATAGTGGCGTAAATCTAGATAGCTTTATGAAATCAATGACTTTCCAGAAAATAACCGAAAAAGGAATCCTAACTATTGGTAAAGCCATCGAAGTTATGGCGGCAGCTGAAGGGTTGCAAGCACATAAGAATGCAGTAACACTGCGTTTGGCTGAGATAAACGCTATAAAAATTTAA
- the hisG gene encoding ATP phosphoribosyltransferase produces the protein MSTLKIAIQKSGRLNEESIQILKDCGISIDNGNDQLKAEATNFPLEVLFLRNSDIPQYLIDGVVDAAIVGDNLLVEKGKGIQIAQKLGFSKCKVSVAVPKAFEYNSIKDLDGLRIATSYPNTVTDYFNSFGLTVDIHQISGSVEIAPNIGLADAIVDIVSSGSTLFKNNLKEVEIILKSEAVLAVSPKINPENQKLIDTLKFRIESVLRARKSRYILMNIPNDRIEEVGKILPVLRSLTVLPLAQEGWSSVHSVIDKDTFWDVIDKLKDVGAEGILVCPIEKMVL, from the coding sequence ATGAGTACATTAAAAATTGCAATTCAAAAATCAGGTCGTTTAAACGAAGAAAGCATTCAAATCTTAAAAGATTGCGGAATTTCGATAGACAACGGTAACGACCAATTAAAAGCAGAAGCTACCAATTTCCCTTTAGAAGTTTTATTCTTAAGAAACTCAGATATCCCACAATATCTAATAGATGGTGTTGTAGATGCTGCTATTGTTGGGGATAACTTATTAGTTGAAAAAGGAAAAGGAATCCAAATTGCACAGAAATTAGGATTTTCTAAATGCAAAGTTTCTGTTGCTGTACCTAAAGCTTTTGAATACAATTCCATAAAAGACCTTGACGGATTGCGTATTGCAACATCATACCCAAATACTGTTACTGATTATTTTAATTCATTTGGATTAACTGTAGACATTCACCAAATTTCTGGTTCTGTGGAGATTGCTCCAAATATTGGTCTTGCTGATGCTATTGTAGATATTGTTTCTAGTGGGAGTACATTGTTTAAAAACAACCTAAAGGAAGTAGAGATAATCCTAAAAAGCGAAGCTGTTCTTGCCGTTTCTCCAAAGATAAACCCTGAAAACCAAAAACTAATTGACACCCTTAAATTTAGAATAGAATCTGTTCTTAGGGCTAGAAAATCAAGATATATTCTGATGAATATACCGAATGATCGAATCGAAGAAGTTGGAAAAATACTCCCAGTTCTACGAAGCCTTACTGTGTTGCCACTGGCACAAGAAGGATGGAGTAGTGTACATTCGGTAATAGATAAAGATACTTTTTGGGACGTAATAGATAAATTAAAAGATGTTGGAGCAGAAGGAATTTTAGTCTGTCCAATTGAGAAAATGGTCCTTTAA
- a CDS encoding sensor histidine kinase, producing the protein MLQFSFKDRIAFNYIAITALLIFVVFFTIYTIVKQNVYSHIDNDIIIEIKNHLEEINTKNGTLTLIDVEEWNEREHNTVDVNPVFVQFLDLKGTIIEKSPNLKSETLVFHSQKDNYELFNTKLLDNIIRQIQVPIYVDNKKIGSLIVAMSLTDSTMVLDNLFYILVVAFPLILILLFFIARFFAGKSIKPINTIIKTSNIITKDNLKTRIPLPGNRDELYVLSKTINSLLERIENALEREKQFTSDASHELRTPLTIIKGTLEVLIRKPRDSKEYEEKINFCISEVDRLNALVDQLLLLARFGDKGQDLKKEKVYLNALILDTISRHSNTIQSKKIQLSTKFHRDYCLDTDPYLLTIIFNNLISNALKYSKQDGKLDIVVTDIANGIECQIIDFGIGIPSEDLQKVFNQFFRSHAELYPEIKGIGLGLSIVKKISQLLDISISVSSKLNEGTVVKLIFNENSQH; encoded by the coding sequence ATGTTACAATTTTCATTCAAGGACCGAATCGCATTTAATTATATTGCGATCACTGCATTATTAATTTTTGTAGTGTTTTTTACTATCTATACGATTGTAAAACAAAATGTTTACAGTCATATCGATAACGATATTATAATAGAAATTAAAAATCATCTAGAGGAGATCAATACTAAAAATGGTACTTTAACTTTGATAGATGTAGAGGAGTGGAACGAACGCGAACATAATACTGTTGATGTAAACCCCGTTTTCGTTCAGTTTTTAGATTTAAAGGGAACGATTATAGAAAAATCACCCAATTTAAAATCTGAAACCTTAGTTTTTCATAGTCAAAAAGACAATTATGAATTGTTTAATACCAAATTATTAGACAATATCATCCGACAGATACAAGTGCCTATTTATGTAGATAATAAAAAAATAGGATCTTTAATTGTTGCCATGTCTTTAACCGATTCTACAATGGTACTCGACAACTTGTTCTATATATTGGTTGTAGCCTTTCCGCTTATTTTGATATTGTTGTTTTTTATCGCAAGATTTTTTGCTGGAAAAAGTATTAAACCTATTAATACTATTATCAAAACATCGAATATTATTACTAAAGACAATTTAAAAACTAGAATTCCACTACCAGGAAATCGAGATGAATTATATGTATTATCAAAAACTATAAATAGCTTATTAGAAAGAATTGAGAATGCACTTGAAAGAGAAAAACAATTTACCTCTGATGCTTCACATGAATTAAGAACACCGCTAACAATAATTAAAGGGACACTAGAAGTTTTAATACGTAAACCACGTGATAGTAAGGAATATGAAGAAAAAATAAATTTTTGTATTTCTGAAGTCGACCGACTGAATGCATTGGTCGATCAATTGTTATTATTGGCCCGATTTGGAGATAAAGGCCAAGATTTAAAAAAAGAAAAAGTATATTTAAATGCCCTTATTTTAGACACAATATCACGACATTCAAATACCATTCAGTCTAAAAAAATTCAACTTTCAACAAAATTCCATAGGGATTACTGCTTAGATACTGATCCTTATTTGCTGACTATAATCTTTAACAACTTAATATCTAATGCTCTTAAATATTCTAAGCAAGATGGCAAATTAGACATTGTTGTAACTGATATTGCAAATGGTATTGAATGTCAGATTATCGATTTTGGAATCGGGATTCCATCTGAAGATTTACAAAAAGTATTCAATCAGTTTTTCCGCTCACATGCTGAATTATATCCCGAAATAAAAGGAATTGGTTTAGGATTATCTATTGTAAAAAAAATAAGTCAATTATTAGATATCTCTATTTCAGTTTCAAGTAAGTTGAATGAAGGAACTGTCGTAAAACTTATTTTTAATGAAAATTCACAACATTAA